One genomic segment of Paraburkholderia caffeinilytica includes these proteins:
- a CDS encoding GlxA family transcriptional regulator, translated as MTCASLESAMLRWVHAPNKGMRRIAVLMFNDCSLQGAGVVAEVFQAANELASSGSGGWLYDVSFLSADGGMVTSSSALRVWTDGLDARHYGGFDALYVAGGKGAFAAAGDERLIAWLRRVRRNTGMIRPIAEGRALLEAAYVPDGKEIGEFRQAQPMASRQTEQNGDAGDRLESMRSALAMIKRDLGSATARTVAERLLADSCSNLAPLLGEDGGLSPGDKVRAAARWLQENCQQSISIADAAQFAAMSERNFLRRFKMEMGITPSSFLLHERLAVTCSLLTESELPVDKIARRTGMGNGDRLAKVFRKRMRISPTEFRIQSRRMVGG; from the coding sequence ATGACCTGCGCGAGTCTCGAGTCTGCAATGTTGCGCTGGGTGCACGCACCGAACAAAGGTATGCGTCGCATCGCAGTCCTGATGTTCAACGACTGCTCGCTGCAAGGCGCGGGCGTGGTTGCCGAGGTGTTCCAGGCGGCCAACGAACTGGCATCGTCCGGTTCGGGTGGCTGGTTGTATGACGTTTCCTTCCTGTCGGCCGACGGCGGCATGGTGACTTCGTCATCCGCACTGCGGGTCTGGACCGACGGGCTCGACGCCCGGCATTACGGCGGCTTCGACGCGTTGTACGTTGCGGGCGGCAAAGGCGCATTCGCCGCAGCCGGCGACGAGCGGCTGATCGCCTGGTTACGGCGTGTTCGCCGCAATACCGGCATGATCCGGCCGATCGCGGAAGGGCGCGCGCTGCTTGAAGCGGCCTATGTGCCGGACGGCAAGGAAATCGGTGAATTCCGCCAGGCCCAGCCGATGGCGTCGCGCCAGACTGAGCAGAACGGCGATGCGGGCGACCGGCTTGAATCGATGAGAAGCGCGCTCGCCATGATCAAGCGCGATCTCGGCAGCGCGACCGCTCGCACGGTGGCCGAGCGCCTGCTCGCCGATTCGTGCTCGAACCTCGCACCGTTGCTCGGTGAAGACGGCGGTTTGAGCCCTGGCGACAAAGTGCGCGCGGCGGCCCGCTGGCTGCAAGAGAATTGCCAGCAATCGATTTCGATTGCCGATGCGGCGCAGTTCGCCGCGATGAGCGAGCGCAACTTCCTGCGCCGCTTCAAGATGGAAATGGGTATCACGCCCTCGAGTTTCCTGTTGCATGAGCGCCTCGCGGTGACCTGCAGCCTGCTGACCGAGTCGGAATTGCCGGTGGACAAGATTGCGCGGCGCACCGGCATGGGTAACGGTGACCGCCTTGCGAAGGTTTTCCGCAAGCGGATGAGAATTTCCCCCACCGAGTTCCGGATTCAAAGCCGCCGAATGGTCGGCGGATAG